TATGTGCTTAGACTATGGCGCAAATACTCAAATAAACTACAAATTTTAAACAGTATCTTTCCAGGTAAGGTCCTGAATTGTGGCTCTATAAAATGCATGTTGAATTGACATTTAGAAAAACCATCAcgatttaactttaaaaaaattaatttaaagcttttttattttattattttatttatttttgctattcCTAAGATTTAGTTCTAATGTGGTACTTTTCCCTACCTCTAGGGATTGGTTGTCCTGTTCCTCGAATTCCAGCCGAAGCTAATCCTTTAGCAGATCATGTCTCTGCTACTCGAATTTTGTGTGGAGCCCTTGTCTTTCCTACTATTGCGACAATAGTTGGTAAACTGATGTTCAGTAGTGTTAACTCAAATTTACAAAGGACAATCTTGGTAAGATGGATTTAATATTACTTGTTTCAAGTGATATACAGGCGAGAGTGAACTGTATTTATCTTTAAAGGGAGAGAGATGTTCTATAGGAGCTCTGTGTAGTTCCCCTGCCTTGTCCCCACTGTCATCTTAGCTTGaggaacataaaaaaataaaaaagaaaattttaaaaaggaggtcCTACTGCTGCCAATCTAGCTTTTTGGACCCTTTCTGTAGGTACCGTCTCTTCTGGAATatgctctgggttcaatccccagtaccagcatcataaataaacaaataagatgAAACTGGCTCATGCTGTTTCCTGTCATTCTGCTTGCCCTTCCTGATCACAGTCCACATAGTGCCCTGGCATTCTTTCTATCAGGATGTAGACCTGCGTGGGAAGAAGGCTACTGAAGAGTGATAAAGGGAAAGGAGGCTCTTCCTCTGCTACTTGAAGTGTCTACTACTTTCCCAATCTCAGCCCCTCATAGAAGAGAATGTTTCACTTGCAGTTATCAGGATTTATTTGGTGTCAAAGCCAAATAAATGTGATCGATGTaaagttctttttcttgtttctctaagcctgcattataaaaaaattaatttccctttttattttagggTGGAATTGCTTTTGTTGCCATAAAAGGAGCATTTAAGGTTTACTTCAAACAGCAGCAATATTTACGTCAGGCACACCGCAAAATCCTAAATTATCCAGAGCAAGAAGAAGCATAAAACTGACTTCTGGTTGTTCTGAGGCCTCTCATCCTGATGAGTCTGTTGTGTTCTGATTCCATCATTAATGCACTAGTGGAGACTTGTGATAAGCTACTGCTCctatatttttaagaaatataatAAAGCACGCAAGGCAGGGGAAATCCTCTCAGTAATCACGGAACCTAAGGATACGATTCAACTTTGTAATTTGTATGTACTACTTTTACGGCAGTCGGCTAAACCATTATCTTAGCATGGTAAACCTGGGTTTGTTCATATTTTTCCAGACAAAAATGTAAAGATAAAAGTGTACAAATATTAAAAGTGGACATGCTGTTTTATTCTGATGCCTCTTTTGTATATACTCATGTTCAGTGTTTTCTTAGAAACCGCAACTTGATGAAGGTACTGTGAGGACTTTTCTCACTGGCATGATTTGATTACATGCTAAACAGGGGCCTATGTTAATATGAGAAAATGTAAATTAGTTCTGAATAAATAACAAACCAAAAAAATGTATGTCAGCATTGAAATGGTTATCTGAACAAAAGAGATTTTGTTGCCTTTTCCTTAACCCATGTGACATATCTGATATGTAGGTCAGTTTCCAGGGCTTCCAGATCAGTTTTTCACTATTAAACTTTATTTATGCAATATTGACATCTCATACATAGTTCATAGTATAATTTTGACTCAAGTATTCTtcgtcgtgtgtgtgtgtgtgtgtgtgtgtgtgtgtgtgtgtgtgtctgggggggtgtttagaaagaaaaggtaggagggagggaaggagaggctaGGGATACGAGAGAGCCCTTTTATCacttaatgtttttaaatttgtatttctaGAAATTAGAGCTGCCAGTTAGTAGTTTAAGCAGAGAACAACTtgcaaaaaaaatcatacaattaACTGTTTGTCACTGATTCAATTATTCAGATATTTGTTAATTGCTTCCTGTTTACCCAGCCACTGTGCAAGGTGCTCTGGGATATCGTGGTGAACAAGACAAGCTTGGTCCCATCTGTTAGAGATTCTGCAGTCTAATCCTAATAGATAGAACAAGCAGTGAGTGAGCCACAGTGAAGTCTTGAGCAAATTGTGACTATCAGTGAGGTAATTATGAAAACAAGTCTTTAATGAGTATTGATCAAGGTCATTGGTTTTGGTTGTATCTGTTTATAGGCTAGCCAATACTAATGTTTTTAGGgtgttttctttttgagtcagggtttaaAGCATAGACTAACCTCAAACTTCCTATGTATCTGAAGATAACCTTGAACGCTTGATCCTCCCAGTTAGATGAGCAATGCCACACCTGCTTTTTTTAActtgatgctggggattgaatccagggccttatGCATGCTGGGTATAACTACCAGTTGAACTACATTACCAGCCCTCCTTTTAGATTTTAATTGTTTGTCATATTAAGGCAGCTATCTCCTTAATAGTCATTGATTAACTAgttttatattcattttcaaaAGCAATTATTTAGGTCATGTTTAATAGTGGCCCTTTTAATGTTCAGCAATCTAAATGTTCTCAGTTATTTTGATTGattataatgaaaattttaaagttcAAAAAATAATACTGTTCACAGTATATGATGCATGATAATAAATGCCCCCCCCCCTTACTGAGAAGTGGCTACTTCTCTTTAGGAGTATAGCAAATATAGATTGTGCTATGTTAGATTATAAATAGTACGTATTACTTTTACTAAAGACTGGTATCTTTGTCTAGGTTGAATATCTCAGTTTTGAGTTTTATAGTGTCTGTGGGAATGATGTTGAACATCCAGAGTTATAAGGGTATAAGGGATAATTTGGCTGAGAATTAACATTGCTGTTgttctgaagagaaaaaaataggaactgtttatatataaaaataacttagaTATATAGCTGTAATTATGAAATATATTGACTTCTATGATTTTCAGAGTGAATAGATATATCTGATATTTCCTGGATAGTTTTGTTAAATTGAGCAGCTTTTCACAGTTACACGAGTGCTCAGTTCCCTAAGTACTACTTTAATGTCCAAGAATGGGAGTAGCTTCTTGGGTTCATTGGCATCAAGGCCCATGAAGGCCAAGGAAATTATTCTTATCCCTTGGGGACAGGAGGTGGAAGGTTATAGAGCTATAGGGAGGGACCAACAAGTGCCTGCAGACCAGAGTGAACACTAGCCCTGCATTTGAATAATCTTAAATCTAAAGAGCCTTAGCCCAAGGAAATACTGAATGCCCGTCCTCCTGGAAAGGTGGCCACCCTACCACAGAGCAACAAAGCATGAGcagacagagctggagagattgtgTTGAGAACCCAGTTCAAGTCTAATAACTGTAGTGTGTGACCTGGGCTGCTCAGCCAccctcattttcatttctaaacTGCAAGTAACACTTGGACAATTTCTAGGATTAGCTGAGAAAGGACAGAGGTACTTTAAGGCCTCAGTAGCCCCTAAAGAGTAGTAATCTGCACTCTACGACAGGACAGTAATAAGGAAAAAAGGGCAGTAgagggcaaacagaataggcTTTGGCGATATGTGAGTATACTATTCTCCGATTtatttcatgttgttttttttttttatagagatGTCATTGTTTTAAACCTTTTTAAGTAAAATTCAGTGATTAGTAACATTTTCTAGAAGTTTACTCCAAGTGGCTGAAAATGTTCATTACATACTTATTATACATACTTATTAAATTTAGTGACTTTACTAGTCACTACCTTGCTAattctgctgtattttttttaatatcttgtttttaaTATAGAAAAGTCAATACTGGCTGGATTTGGTtgaataaagaatttttatgCTCTCCAAGTGTACTTGTCTGTTGAACCAATCCTAAATTAATTCTGTACCTATGTAACTTTTTGAAGTCATAGTTACCAAGGTTCTTGTGAGAGTTATTATAAAATTAATCTAAAGTTTGGTTATTTTTaagctttaaatatttattcttaattACATGTATCTGTGTATGGTGGACACACTGAGTGCAAATGCCCATAGGGTCCAGAAGAGGGCGAcactccctggagctggagtagaAGTGCCTACAAGCCActagatgtgggtgctgagacccaAACCTGAGTCCCGAaaaagcagtaagcactcttaactccTGAACTACCTCAAGTcccctttaaattttttatgatatttttatgcatcttatgtgtgtgttcatgtgctaTGGcttgtatggaggtcagaggacaacttttgagagtcatttcttttcttccaccatgtgggtctgggGGGTTGCACTCAGGTCATCATGTGGGAAAGCTGTCTTAACAGCCCTGGAGTTTTAAACTATAGCTTGCTTGCCGAATTATTGTGCTGAAATAATTCAGTCCTGGCTATGTATAAACCAGGTATGGTAACTTAAGATGCCTggactcccagcactcagagacaggagggtgggttcaaggtcatccttggctatatagccAGTTTGTGGCCAATTTGAGCTATGTAAGacctagctcaaaaaaaaaaaaaattacaattaagCTTACctaatttcaaaatatattctAATGATGTATCCTTTCCTGCTATCCGTAGAACCCCTGGGAGTGTTCAAGCTCAGGAAGCTTTCAAGCATTTGTGGTTAAGATAACTATCAAAAGCAGCAGATATTTGCTGACCACAGGCATGCCCCAGATACTGTAAAATGGTAAATGGAATAAAATGCCAGATAAGCCTGCTTTGagttattcttttttctctttcatgtttTATTCACTATTTAATTCTAGCACTAGAATTTCTGCTTCTAGAAGGGCTATATAAACATCTTGTGTAACTGAGAAAAAAAGCATTCCTTTCATGATCTAAGTATTCCTCAGCGCtaatgtgtgagtgtgcgtgtgtgtctgcatgtgtaggGGGTGTGCTTTCATGTGGACGCCAGAGGTCAACAtcgggtgtcttcctcaattacttTTCCACTGTAATGTTTTGAATCCCtcactaggctggctggccagaaagccaCATATTGTGCCTGGCTTTTTGCATGGGTGCACAGGGTATGAACTTGGCTTActcatgctttcacagcaagcactttgccaccTCCAACTTGTTCCCAGGCTGGACAACCTTACTTCATTTTGTCCTGGTTTCTTTCCGTTCAGCTGTTTTTTCTTGGGAAGggaatgtgggtgctaggaaccaaaaaCAGGGCCTTTCCAAAAAAAAGCAAGTGTTGTGCCATTGAGCAGGGGGTTTGTTGTttcttagagacagggtctcactttataGCCTACACTGACTTCCAGCTCTATCCTGCTTCAACTTCTTGAGTGCTGCAGTCAGGctccagaacaaagaaagaggCATTTGCTTGTTAGTTTGGAGAtatgatctcactatgtagccttgactgacctgaaGTTCACTGTGTAGATGAGGCTGATCTTAAACTCAGATATctgtctgcctccacctcctggagTCCTGGGACTAAACATGTGGCCTACCATACCCACCTaattttaaattccttttatGGTGGTTTTGCCTTCTtcgtatatgtgtgtatgtgcactgcATCCTTGCCTGGTGCCCGCAAAgcccagaagagaacatcagatagCATGGACCTGGAGTTACCAACAGTGTGAGcctccctgtgggtgctgggagtacaATAccggcctctggaagagcagccagttctcttaaccacagagccatctctacaACCCTGaagcagtttgtttgtttgtttgtttgttttttaatgatgtAAAACCACTTCATATCACATAATTCTGAAAGGCACAGCATTAATCAGCATGCCTATTAATGAGCCTTGTCCTGTTTCCTTCAAAATGCTGATGAGAGCAAACCTGTCCACTAGCTTCCTCAGGACACCTTGAATGAATATTCTCTAGGTGGAAAGTGAATGAAGCACTGTCAGCCATTCAGGAATAAAATTGATCAGTGGGATCTGTTTGGTAGCTCACAGACTGTTAGGATTTGGGGCATGCTGTTGTGATTAGGCTGTGTGCTCAGCCAGTCACTGTCTCCCGGGAGAGATTTAGATACAGGCAGAAGGCGTGCGGCTGTGCCATGTTCATTTCATTAAGCTACTTTACATACATGACAGGAAATCTGCAAGTCTAGATTTCCAGAAGCCCACACTATGGATCTTCAATGTGACCTCTTCCAAATGGCACAAATAAAGCATTTCAAAAAACATTACATTTCTAGCTATACTTTTTAAATGTTACCTTTATGTATATGTGCCTGCTGTCTGTATGTTCACCATATTCCTGCAGatgtccatggaagccagaaaagctCGTTGGAGCCTCGATTTATGGGAGGAAAATGGTActgaaacacacaaataaatgtttagTTTGCTCATAAGAATAACCggggcaggtgagatggctcgACAATTAAATACtaactggctgctgttccagaggacacaggtttgatTTACAGCATCCATATGTGGATCATACCTCCAGTTCtagaagatctgacaccctcttctaacctccatgGGCACCTAGGGCCAAATGTGGTACAAGATAAACACAGTATTTTTAAGAGCCAAACTAAAGCCATGCTGACATACTTTATAACCTATCAGGATGCCAGATACAACCTTTGATAGAGAAGCACATCTTGTGTGCCCAGTGCTATTCAGAATCCTCGAACCTGCAGAAACCCAGGCTGAGTTGCCTAGAAGTGAAGGCCAACCAGGAGCTTAAGGTAAACTTCCTCTCCTGCTCAGCTCTAACACGGGTCTCACACTTTCCCCTCATCTCCAGTCTCcagcttttctgtttatttttcttaagacAGAGTCACACTATGTAGACCTGACTCACAGAGAcccctctgctcctgcctccagagtgctggatgaGTGCAATTTTATGaggtttatatttattttgttgtttttgttacttgaggcagggtcttttctCATAGCACAAAAAAGTATCTCAACCAAACCAATTCAAAGGGAAGACTTTTATTTTGGTTCACTGTTTGAGGGCATACACTCCTTCCCGGACTAGAACACAGTGTCTGTGGTCAGTCAGTCTTTAGCTGGAGGAGAAGTGGGGGGAGGAAGTGGCTCCTCACAGCTTTGAACTGTGAAGCAGAGAGAAGACTGAAAGCAGGGCCCTGGGAGCATGGAGAGGACTAGAGGAATGGACCCGCAAGAGCCCTCAAAGGCTGGCTCCCAGTGGCCTACATCTGCCAGCTAGGCTACATGTCTCAAAGGTTCCAAAACCTCCAAAAATAGTGGCACTCCAGCTGGTGATCAGGGTTCAAACACATGAACCTGTGGGAGATGGTGCAGCTTCAAACCATAACAGTGTGCTTATTGTGAGATTCCCAGCATCCTACCCTGCCCTGATGAGAACTATAGTTATCACTGCAACTTAAAGAGATATTCTGAAGCCTGCGTCCATCTTTGTCAAAGCTCTACCATTAGATGCTCCTCAAGAACAAAGAGTACACGAGTCTTCATGACAGAAGAGGGACAGTTTCAACTGCTTTTtgctgtcctctccttccactttacGGTCTGAGGATTGAACTGTCTGTCTGGCTTGTGCAGAAaggcttttatccactgagccattccacCAGTGCATATTCCTGATTTTAAACtgatgggtttgtttgtttgtttttcattttgttttgtttttctaagacagaGTCTCAGGTTGCTCCAGCTGGCCTTCAGCTAAAGCTCAATGTTAGCCAAATctaatcttgaactcctgacccttctgtttctacttcccAAAGGGTAGATTATAAGCATTACtatgatctttttttctttttttgcattgattgattaattgtgtatgtgtgtatgagagagagagataatgtgaaggtcagaggacaatctgtggGGATCAGTTCTTTACCTCTACCAAGTGGGTCCCAAGGATTAAATgaaggtcatcaggcttagtagTAAgaggcctttatctgctgagccatctcactgggccAGATGTCATTCCCTTTTGAGTTATACTCAGTAAATACAAATCTTTAGAAGTTAGTAACTCAATGGACTTTTAAATACTTGCCCATTCTATATACAGCTACAACCTACTCCACATTGAACATCTCCCTAGAAAAGGTTCCACTAAGCAAGATGACATCAGACTAACCCAGCACTTCTGAAGTTGAGGCAGAATGGTTTCTGTgcattccaggtcagcctgggctacatagcaagttcaagaacTACAtaacaaattcaaggccaaccaagGAATGTAACTTGTGGTAGAATGTCTAGCCATTGTAATGACCTCAACTTCAACATTGagcatcattaaaaaaaaaaaaatcccccacttctcccttctccctccagcCAGTACATCTATTTAGTCTTATAAACTTTAGCCACTCTAGTGATGGGTAGCATCCCATTATGTCAATGtaactttttttaacttttaaaattgtgtgtgtgtgtgtgagagagagagagagagagagagagagagagagagagagagagagaatatgcatgtGAGTGAAGGTGCCTgcggagtccagaagagggttcTGGGGcatgtggagctggagttacaggcagttgggatCTGTccaatgtgggtgttgggaactgaacttggggcctcttcaagagcagcacagattcttaaccattgagccatcggGGCTAAAAATGGTCAAATATAATTCACTGAAAAATACAGTACATGGCTGCTCCCGTGTAAGCAAAAACTTCAGTCACCTTGTTTCTAACACATACCTCTGTGATTGCCTATATTCAGAACAGATCACCTACATGAAACGAAAGTAGCATGGAATAATCTGGGTGCAAGGCACCATTGCATTCTGAGGCTTACGGGGAGGACAGTGGTGCAGTAGACTCAGAAGTCTCTCCACTTAACTTCCACATAGAGAGACGAGATGGACACtttggaaacagagacagaagagagatctTTCTTCAGGGCTTCTCTATGTAAccctagctgccctggaactcactctgtaaaccaggctgtcttgaactcagagatctgcctgcttctgtttcccaaaAGCTGGGaataaaggagtgcaccaccacacctggcaagatAAAAGATTCTAAGAGGAAAATCATGGGTCAGTGAGATGGATTCCgtgggtaagggcacttgctgccaagcgtGAAGACCtaagttccatccctggaacccacatgatgggaGAAGAGAGCAGACTCCTGCAAGTTTCACCTGACCTACACAcaaactcagaaaacaaaaaacaactgtgtCACATGGGTGCCCCCCCCCAAATAAGTACatgaatacagaaaaataatgaaacaactTCAAATGATGTGGACTCCCCAACTTAGAGCCCAATCACTTAAAATAACTAAAACTCCCATTTAGACTCTAATTCTAACCAAATAGTTAATTTCTTCCATAACAAATGTCAGCTAGCTCCTGAAGTTGCTCCTTGATCTTTTTGGTATGTGTAAGAGCTTATATGTGTATGGTATATGCACATCTACATACCATACAGGCACAGTGtgtgcagaggctggaggaggacaTTAGGTGTCCTGCTCTACCCCTCTCCACCTTATTctcttgaggcagagtctctctgaACCTGCAGTTAGACTGCTGGTCCGTGCCCCCATTAGTGCTTGGGTTACAGACCACACTTGACCACTTAGCTTCTTAACTCTGCTGACCACACCCCATTTTTCCAAGAATTTTTGGGACCTTTAATTCAGGTTCTCCTGCTTAAGGAGTAAGAACTTTTAGTTCCTGggctatctcaccagcccttcCCCAACACTTGCCTTTAATAGAGACATTGAGACTATTTGCTGACCCAGACTACTGTCCCCAGCAAAGCTACCTGTTACAACCAAAGGAAAGATAAACACTTTCCATTATGAACACTAATTAAAGACTTGATCACCACCTAAGAAAATCCTTGGAGGAATTCTTCAGACTGAAGAGAAAAATTAATCCATGAGGCTGCAGGGGAAAAAATAAACCATACTAGGATAATAGCTAAACAAGAGAGAAAGTGGGCAAAAACAAACCCTGcaaaattaaaaagttttaaaaacttggAGGAGTCACCATACACTTTTTAAGAAAAACTCTAAATATTAATGATATCAATTCTCCCAGTGAAAAGACAGAAGAATAgattagatttaaaaataaataataaaggcaCCATCTGTTTGCTGCCTCTAACAAGTGTACCTTATCACAAAAGACAGACATCTGTAGGATGAAAGACTAGAAAATGTATTCCAAGCAACAGGACCTAGTTAGCAAGCAGGTGTTGCTGTTCTGATATCTGTCGAAACAGACCTCAATCCAGAGCCagtgagaagagagaagggccaaATGAACTAGTCACCACAAGGATGTCACAACTCTAAACAGGTAGACTCCAAATAGGTGCACTCGCTTTCATGAAACAAGTACTACTAGGTAATGCCAGCACACTATAGTCAAACTTACTACTTTGTcagacaatttaaaaaatatgttttcccCAGCATAATTTTATTATTCGTGAATTCCATACAATGCACTCCAGTCACACTTGCTTCCCGTTCCTCCCAGATCCAGCCTTCCATGTTTGTGCTCTCCCCCAGCTCCCGCCCGAAAGAAAAATATACCAGTCCAATTTCTGTTACCCACATATATTCTCAtcggagcatggtcaaactcacagtggccagccccttaaagagaGCAGTCcttccccattcccacccccagccagaagccatcaactgtgagGAGCTTttacttcagcatctttatctCAGCTTTTAAGGACTCTTCTATAGCTTCCTGTCTGAACTGGGtttttggtggtggggggggTCACAAAAGTCTTCAATGTCTCTCATTCTCAGATACACATCTGCTGCAGTCACAATACCAAAAAACATGGAACCCTTCATGAATTCGCTCGCCATCCttgtgcaggggccatgctaatcttctctgtattgttccagTTTTAGCGTATGTGCTGCTGAAGGACCAACAGACATTTAAAAGCAGTTTGAATGGAAAAAGATGGACAATGACATTCCTTGAAGGCATGGGCTATGCAACAGATTTCTCAGGAATACTTTCTTCCATGGcttggtgtgctggctagttttatgtcaacttaatgCAAGTTAGAGCTACTTGGGAAGGGAGAACTAAAGTGCCCCCACCAGGTTAGCCTTTGGGGAAGCCTATggggtgttttcttaattgatgattgatgtgggagagcctatgggtggtgccactcctgggctggtggtccttgtTACTtctaaaaaagcaggctgagaaagccatgagaaGACAAGCCAATAAATACTCTTTCATGGGCTCTGCATAAGTCCCTGCCATCTGGTTTCTGCCCTGCTGGAGTTCCTGTTCCAACTTTTTTGGATAATGGACTACAAGTTATATAAcataaaacaaaccctttccccaacaattttttttttggtcacattTTATGACAGCAGTAGGAACCTGAAGATgtttgagaaactgaggcaccatGTCATTTAGACTTTCTGGTTTGCTTCATCAGAAACCAAGACAGGTTGGTTGAAATGGAGTGAATGTTTAGGCAAGGATGCTGAGAGCTGGTATGGCAGCCTCCTGAACTGGCCGGAGAATCTGGCTGGCTGGAGAACCAGGAAGAATCAGGAGGTGGAGATGAGAAGCCAGCCTAgggttgggtggtggtggtggtggtggtgcatgcctttaatcccaacacttgagaggcaaagcCAATGGATCTCTGCAAGatagaaaccagcctggtctacagagtgagatccaggacggccaaggctacacagagaaaacactgtctcaaaaaaataaaaacaaacaaactggtcTAGGAGCAGACAGGTCTTGACAGCCTCTGCCTTGCCAGAGTTTTCAATACACTATCCAAATTC
This is a stretch of genomic DNA from Meriones unguiculatus strain TT.TT164.6M chromosome 1, Bangor_MerUng_6.1, whole genome shotgun sequence. It encodes these proteins:
- the Marchf5 gene encoding E3 ubiquitin-protein ligase MARCHF5 isoform X2, with protein sequence MEANEDVPPYMLVVGHKEGLDVMERADPLFLLIGLPTIPVMLILGKMIRWEDYVLRLWRKYSNKLQILNSIFPGIGCPVPRIPAEANPLADHVSATRILCGALVFPTIATIVGKLMFSSVNSNLQRTILGGIAFVAIKGAFKVYFKQQQYLRQAHRKILNYPEQEEA
- the Marchf5 gene encoding E3 ubiquitin-protein ligase MARCHF5 isoform X3; the protein is MERADPLFLLIGLPTIPVMLILGKMIRWEDYVLRLWRKYSNKLQILNSIFPGIGCPVPRIPAEANPLADHVSATRILCGALVFPTIATIVGKLMFSSVNSNLQRTILGGIAFVAIKGAFKVYFKQQQYLRQAHRKILNYPEQEEA